A genomic window from Motacilla alba alba isolate MOTALB_02 chromosome 6, Motacilla_alba_V1.0_pri, whole genome shotgun sequence includes:
- the LOC119702476 gene encoding dual specificity protein phosphatase 13-like isoform X2, with product MAGAGAPDTQDPEGAGTCLEDVPSLKEIEQLLNTGRPSCNHVDEVWPNLFLGDLVTAHNRFVLWKMGVTHVLNAAHGTSYSHGGQDFYGATIDYYGVPAHDLPSFDISQFFFSAAQFIHNALNTPGDPARLGLQEADLLLPKETFSEFHKKLSFLALVQ from the exons atggctggggcaggggcgccggacacccaggaccctgaaGGCGCTGGGACATGCCTGGAGGATGTCCCCTCCCTCAAGGAAATCGAGCAGCTCCTGAACACTGGGCGGCCCTCCTGCAATCACGTTGATGAAGTATGGCCTAATCTCTTCTTAGGAGACCT AGTAACAGCACACAATAGATTTGTTTTGTGGAAGATGGGTGTGACCCATGTTTTAAATGCTGCCCATGGAACATCATACAGCCACGGAGGCCAGGACTTTTATGGAGCGACCATTGATTATTATGGTGTACCAGCCCATGACCTGCCAAGCTTTGATATCAGCCagttctttttctctgctgcacaaTTTATCCACAATGCCTTGAACACGCCAGGAG ATCCTGCAAGGCTGGGCCTCCAAGAAGCAGATTTACTTTTACCCAAGGAGACTTTCAGTGAGTTCCACAAGAAACTGAGCTTCTTGGCACTGgtgcaataa
- the LOC119702476 gene encoding dual specificity protein phosphatase 13-like isoform X1 — protein MAGAGAPDTQDPEGAGTCLEDVPSLKEIEQLLNTGRPSCNHVDEVWPNLFLGDLVTAHNRFVLWKMGVTHVLNAAHGTSYSHGGQDFYGATIDYYGVPAHDLPSFDISQFFFSAAQFIHNALNTPGAKILVHCAVGVSRSASLVLAYLMINHHLTLVEAIKTVKEHRWISPNRGFLKHLRNLDVQLRQRKDC, from the exons atggctggggcaggggcgccggacacccaggaccctgaaGGCGCTGGGACATGCCTGGAGGATGTCCCCTCCCTCAAGGAAATCGAGCAGCTCCTGAACACTGGGCGGCCCTCCTGCAATCACGTTGATGAAGTATGGCCTAATCTCTTCTTAGGAGACCT AGTAACAGCACACAATAGATTTGTTTTGTGGAAGATGGGTGTGACCCATGTTTTAAATGCTGCCCATGGAACATCATACAGCCACGGAGGCCAGGACTTTTATGGAGCGACCATTGATTATTATGGTGTACCAGCCCATGACCTGCCAAGCTTTGATATCAGCCagttctttttctctgctgcacaaTTTATCCACAATGCCTTGAACACGCCAGGAG ccAAAATATTGGTACATTGTGCAGTTGGAGTAAGCAGATCAGCTTCTCTAGTCCTAGCATATCTCATGATAAATCACCACCTCACATTAGTTGAAGCCATCAAGACAGTGAAGGAGCATCGATGGATTTCACCCAATCGCGGTTTTCTAAAGCACCTGCGAAACCTGGATGTTCAGCTACGGCAAAGGAAGGACTGCTGA